Sequence from the Luteibacter aegosomaticola genome:
GCACGGGTTACGACGCGCACGCCGGCGAGCGTGGCGTGAAGCTCTCGGGTGGCCAGCGCCAGCGCATCGCCATCGCGCGGGTGCTGCTGAAGGATGCGCCCATCCTGATCATGGACGAGGCGACCTCGGCGCTGGATTCCGAAGCGGAAGCCGCGATCCAGGAAAGCCTGGAAACCCTGATGCAGGGCAAGACGGTCATCGCTATCGCCCACCGCCTCTCGACCATCGCCCGCATGGATCGCCTGGTGGTGATGGAGAAGGGCGCCATCGTGGAAACCGGCACCCATGCCGAGCTGATCGCCCACGGAGGCCTCTACGCCCGCCTCTGGGCGCACCAGACCGGCGGCTTCGTCGGCGTCGACTGACTCCGTCCCCCCCTGTAGGAGCCCACCCTGTGGGCGACGCCGTTCGCGATGACGCCACAGGGCCTGTAGCGTTATCGCGAAAGATGTCGCCCACAGGGTGGGCTCCTACGGTGGCTGGGTTGAAGGATTTTGTAGGCTAGGGTGTAAACATTGCGCTTGTGGGCGGCGAGGTTCCGGCGACAATAGGGAGCCACAGCCCCGAGAGGTTCCTATGTCCGCCGCTGCCGATGCCCCCATCGATCCCATCGCCCCTGCCACGGAGCGCGACTGGCGCACCGGCGCCGAACTGGTGGCACTGGGCGCCGTCTGGGGTGGCTCGTTCCTCTTCATGCGCATCGCGGCGAAGGACTTTGGTCCGTTCCCGCTGGTGGGCACGCGGCTCGCGTTTGGCTCGCTGATCCTGTTGCCCCTGCTATGGCGCGCCCGCGCCACGATCCGCTTCTCACACCTGTGGAAGATGCTCCTGCTCGGCGGCCTGAGCGCGGCTATCCCGTTCACGCTGTTCGCCTGGGGTGCGGAACGCGCGCCCGCAGGTATCGGCGCCATCGCCAACAGCATGACCGTGCTGTTCGCTGCGCTGGTGGCCTTCGTGGGCTTCGGCGAGAAGATCGGCACGCGCAAGGCGATCGCCCTCGTCGCCGGCTTTGTTGGCGTGGTGATCCTGGCCAGCGGCAAGACGGCTGGCGAGAACGTAGGCCTGGCGGCGCTGGCCGGTGCCACGGCTTCGTTCTGCTATGGCCTGGCAGCCAACCTCATCAAGAAATTCCTCTCGGACATCGCGCCTACCGCGGTGGCTGCAGGATGCTTGCTCGGCGCCACGGTGCTCACCGCGCCGCTCGCATGGGCTACCTGGCCGGAAGCGGCGATCCCGGCGAAGTCGTGGGCCTGCGTGATCGCGCTGGGCGTGCTGTCGACGGGCCTGGCCTATGCGTTCTACTTCCGCCTGATCCAGAAGATCGGCGCACCCCGTGCGGCCACTTCCACCTACCTCGTCCCCCTATTCGGCGTGGCCTGGGCGTGGATGTTCCTGGGTGAGCCGCTCACCCCGACCATGGCGCTGGCGGGCGCGATCATCCTGGGCAGCGTCATCTTCAGCCAGAAAAGCAAGGCCTAAGCGGTCCCTTCCTTCTGCGCCCCGGGCGCGGCATAGTCTGGAACACCGTTTTTCCAGCAGGGGTTTCCCATGTCGCGCCTTCGTCCTCTCCTCGCTTTCGGGGTCACTTCGTTCGTGTTTGCGCTCGCCGCGCAGGCGCAGGATGCTACGCCCGCCCCGGGCGCCACCAGCGCCGAAGCGCGCCCGGTCGCACTGGCCGATTTCGACGCTTACGTCGACGCCACCCGCAAGCAGTTCGATGTGCCGGGTATCGCGGTGGCTATCGTGAAGGACGGCAAGATCGTGCTCGAGATGGGCTCGGGCGTGCGCAAGCTGGGCGATCCCGCCAAGGTCGATGCGCATACGCGCTTCGCTATTGCCTCGAACACCAAGGCGTTCACTGCTGCCTCGCTCGCCATCCTGGCGGACGAGAAGAAGCTCGACATGAACGACCGCGTGGTTGACCGCCTTCCGTGGTTCCAGATGTCGGACCCCTACGTGACCCGCGAAATGCGCGTGCGCGACCTGCTGGCCCATCGCAGCGGCCTGAGCCTGGGCGCGGGTGACCTGCTGTACTGGCCGGCCACCACCTACACCACGAAGGAAGTGGTCGAGCGCCTGCGTTACGTGCCGCTGACCAACAGCTTCCGCGCCGAGTACAACTACGACAACATCCTGTTCGCCGTGGCCGGCCTGGTCATCGAGCAGGTCTCCGGGAAGCCCTGGGCCGACTTCGTTCGCGATCGCATCTTCCAGCCGCTGGGCATGAGTGAATCGATCACCAGCGCGCCCGACCATATCAACCCGGGCGACGACACGGCGATCGGCCACGCCAAGTTCGACTTCAAGGACCTGAAGCCGGTCGAGCCGATGTCCTGGAATAACAACCCGTCCGCGGGCGGTATCTACTCCAGCGTGCATGACCTTTCCAAGTGGATGAACATGCAGCTTGCCGGTGGCGTGTACACCGATGCGAGCGGCAAGGAGCAGCGCCTGTTCTCGTCCGCGCGGCAGAAAGAGATGTGGTCGCTGATCACGCCCA
This genomic interval carries:
- a CDS encoding serine hydrolase, translated to MSRLRPLLAFGVTSFVFALAAQAQDATPAPGATSAEARPVALADFDAYVDATRKQFDVPGIAVAIVKDGKIVLEMGSGVRKLGDPAKVDAHTRFAIASNTKAFTAASLAILADEKKLDMNDRVVDRLPWFQMSDPYVTREMRVRDLLAHRSGLSLGAGDLLYWPATTYTTKEVVERLRYVPLTNSFRAEYNYDNILFAVAGLVIEQVSGKPWADFVRDRIFQPLGMSESITSAPDHINPGDDTAIGHAKFDFKDLKPVEPMSWNNNPSAGGIYSSVHDLSKWMNMQLAGGVYTDASGKEQRLFSSARQKEMWSLITPIRIGEPSVPELKAAVPNFSGYGEGWFVSDYRGHKLVWHTGGWPGMVSRLTMVPDLHLGIVVLTNQESGAAFQAVTMRALDAFMDAPKTDWIAAYAASVKKAEGNADDSMKKHEADRMKGAKPSLPLDGYVGTYRDPWYGDVKVAKQGGKLVMSFSKTAQLTGTLEPWQHDTFIAHWNDRSLNGDAFVNFALDPDGKVREVRMEPVSPLTDFSFDFQDLRLAPVKN
- a CDS encoding DMT family transporter — translated: MSAAADAPIDPIAPATERDWRTGAELVALGAVWGGSFLFMRIAAKDFGPFPLVGTRLAFGSLILLPLLWRARATIRFSHLWKMLLLGGLSAAIPFTLFAWGAERAPAGIGAIANSMTVLFAALVAFVGFGEKIGTRKAIALVAGFVGVVILASGKTAGENVGLAALAGATASFCYGLAANLIKKFLSDIAPTAVAAGCLLGATVLTAPLAWATWPEAAIPAKSWACVIALGVLSTGLAYAFYFRLIQKIGAPRAATSTYLVPLFGVAWAWMFLGEPLTPTMALAGAIILGSVIFSQKSKA